Genomic segment of Polycladomyces abyssicola:
AAAGCGATCCGGGAAGAGAAGCTCCCCCACGCGGTGGCCATGCAGATGGAGCGTGCCCAACAACAGGCTACCCAGACACGGGATGATGCCCGGGCTGTCGAAAAAAACTCGGAAAGTCTGGCTGAAAAACGGGCCCGGATCCAAGCGAAACTCACCTTGATGCGCAAACGCCTCGGTGAAAAGGGGAATCGTCAGTGAATTCGATTGACAAGTACGTCAGTCATTGGAAAAAACAGCTGAAAACCGATCCGGAACGACAGTTGCGGACCTTGTTGTCTCACCCTTCTCTACAAGTATTCGTTCAGCGTCATCCGGATATACCGATGGAAGTATACCGCCGTTCTTTGTCTCGTTTGCACCAGTACGTGCAGGAGCATGAACATTGTTCCCGTTGTCCGGGATTAAACCGATGCCCCAACCTGGTGCAGGGACACCGGTCGGAGCTGTCCGTTTATGCGGGATATCTCGATTTCCGGATGACGCCTTGTGAGAAGTGGGAGGCTCACCAAGAACAGCAAAAGCGAAGCCGTTTGATCCGCAGTCACCATATCCCGCAAGATGTATTGACGGCCACATTTGAGTTGATCGAACAGGATGAGCATCGAGCGGACGTCATTGAAGCGGCCATCGATTTTTGCAGTCAGTTTGCTCATGGCAAGCCTCGCCGCGGATTATATCTGTATGGACCGCTGGGTGTGGGCAAAAGCCGGATTGCAGGTGCGATCGCACAGGAATTGGTCAATTACAATGTGGATTCCCTGATGGTGTATGTGCCGGAATTTATGCGGGAGTTGCGCGATGCCATCAACGAAGGGTCCGTAGCGGAAAAGTTGGATGCACTAAAAAAAGTGTCCGTGTTGGTTCTGGACGATATCGGCGCGGAAACGTTGACACCGTGGATTCGCGATGAAGTGCTGGGGGCGGTTTTGCAATATCGTGTAGCCGAGGGATTGCCTGTCATTTACACTTCCAACCTGTCGTTGGACGAGCTGGAGGATCATTTGGCCCATTCCCACAAAGGCGGTGTGGAGCGGATGAAAGCCAAACGGATCATGGAGCGGATTCGCCATTATGTTGACGTATATTTCGTGGACGGCCCCAACTGGAGAGAAAACCAACGATCATCCTGATTGTTCGTGGACCCGGATTTTTTGAAAAAGGGTGTTGATTTCTGTGGACGGGCGTGATAAAATAAATCTCGTCGGTTGAACTGAATTCAGATGACAGTGGTTCGGTAGCTCAGTTGGTAGAGCAGAGGACTGAAAATCCTCGTGTCGGCGGTTCGATTCCGTCCCGAACCACCATCTCAATGAGCGGAAGTGGCTCAGGGGTAGAGCACCGCCTTGCCAAGGCGGGGGTCGCGGGTTCGAATCCCGTCTTCCGCTCCATTTTTTTATCCTTTGCCGGGGTGGCGGAATTGGCAGACGCACAGGACTTAAAATCCTGGGGTGGGTTTCCACCGTGTCGGTTCGAGTCCGACCCTCGGCACCAAACAGCCATGCCGAGGTATATGACAAGATCCTGCAGAATCACAATCAAAGCCTTCTTTCCAACGGGAAGAGGGCTTTTATTTTTGGAACAGGCAATTTACTGGAAAATGGTTTACAATGAATCATAGATGGGTTGAAGGAGGGGGATTCGGTTTGGATATTTGGACAGCAATCCGTACACGTCGAAGCATTGGCGTCATGAAACCGGACCCAGTGCCGCAGAAAATGATTGAGCAATTACTGGAGGCGGCGGTGTGGGCGCCATGTCATCATATGACGGAGCCTTGGCGGTTTTTTGTATTGACCGGTGAGGGGCGCCGTCCCTTGGCGCGTACATTGGTGGAGATCGCACGCGAAAAGATGGCGGACCCCAAGACGGACGAAAACCGGGCCAAATTGGCGAAAGAAGAGCAAAAGCCGTTTCGTGCTCCGGTGGTGATCGCGGTAGCGGTTTCCCCATCCGACGATCCCAAAGTGGAAATGGTGGAGGAACTGGCAGCCGTTCATGCGGCCGTGCAAAACATGTTGCTCGCCGCCCGCGCAATGGGATTGGGGGCGATCTGGCGGACCGGCATGCCATGTTATCATCCGAAAATGAAGAAACTGTTCGGTCTCGGAGAGAAGGAACAATTGGTCGGCTTTGTATACGTCGGCTATCCCGCCATCGATGCTCCCGTTAAAAAGAGGACTCCTGCCAGTGAAAAAACGCGGTGGATCGATAAGGATGAACCGTATCATAAATAACAAACAGCCCGCATGCCGCGGGCTGTTTTTTTGGCCGCTATTCCACCAATTCCAGCGTATCCAACTTCCGTGTGGTCAAATCGAACACACGGAGCAAGTGGTTGTTGGTGTCGGTGATATACAGTTTGTTTTCGTGGAACAACACGTCGTTGGGTTCGTTCAGCGGCAGTTCTTCGCAGGCTTCGTCGCCGATCCGGCAGGTCGTAGCCTCGCTTCTCGCGATCAGCGTTTCGATCCGTTGCGTGGGCAGATGGGCGACGCGGATGGCATGGTTATAGGTGTCGGCGATATACACCCGGTCTCCCGCCACGTCCACACCTAACGGATGCTGAAGCAAGGCGGAGTCGAAATCCCCGTCCTTCAGGCCGAAGACAAACAGTCCCCGACCGATTAACGTGCGTACTTCACCGGTTTGCAAATCACACGTGCGCAGGGCAGAGACTTCGCTGTCAGCAAAATAGAGACGTTCTCCGTCGTGGGCAATCCCGCTGGGTTGGGCCAGTTGCGCTCGTTCCGCGGGGCCATCGACGATGTTTTCCCAGCCGCTGCCCGCAAATACTTCCACCTGTCGGGTAGTCAAATCCAGTTTCCACAATTGGTGTGGTCCGGCCATCGCAATCAATAATTGATCACCCACCACGGTGCAATCCCAAGGTGAATTGAGCGGAGTCGTGGGGCCGTGTCCGCCCGTTGCCCCCCAGCTGGCTTGTTCCCCTGTGCCGGCAAGCGTTTCAACCTTGCGGGAGGCAAGGTCCAGTCGACGGATCATATGGTTTTCCGTATCGCAAACATAGATGAATCGGTCTGTAACGGCCAATCCCTGCGGCCGGTAAAAGGTGGCGGTGTCGAAGTCCCCGTCCTCCGCCCCGATTTGGCCGGAACCGATGGTTTGTACAATCTGTGCTCGGTTACCGTTCACCTTCAGCTCCAATATCCGGTTGTGATTGGAGTCGGTGACAAACAAATGCCCTGTTGTGGGATGAAGGTCCAGTTTGCCGGGAAAGGACAGCGGATGTTCCGGAATGGGTGGACGTCGGATGTCCATTTTCCGATCCGCCAAGATCCCCCGATCCCGCGCATCTGCCAGCGCTTGTCCGATATGGCGGTCCAGCGCTTCTCGCAATCCTTCTCCCGACCCCTTGGCCACCACGCGACCATCGGCACCGATCAGTATGAAGGTGGGCCAGGCGTTTACTGCATAGGTATCCCACACCCGGTGATCCGAATCCACATAAACCGGGTGTTCGATTTCGTACCGGGCAATCGCATTTTGTATGTTTTCCGGGTCACGCTCGTTGTGGAACTTGGCCGAATGCACCCCGATCACCACGAACGGTTCCGCTTCGTATTTCTTCTCCAAATAGGCCAAGTCCGGTAACACATGGATACAGTTGATGCAACAGTAAGTCCAGAAATCGAGCAGAACCACGTGGCCTCGCAATGCTTCGAGGGAAAGCGGGCGGTTCGTATTCAGCCATATACCGTCCTTCGGAAATTCAGGTGCCCGTACCATGGGTATGCCCCCTTCGTGATGGTTTTGGTAGTAGCATACACCATCGGACTGGAAAAATGAAACACGGGTGGCATCACCCGTGTTTCATTCACCATGTCATGACGATTGACGTGTCACATACGGAATCGGGTCTTCCACACCCGCTTCAGCAAACCCTTTTAGCCTTAGCCGGCAGCTGTCGCAAACGCCGCAAGCCGGACTTTGTCCCTGGTAACAGGAAGTGGTCAAATGATACGGTACACCCAATCGGGTGCCCAGCCGAATCGTGTCCGCCTTGGACAGATGAACGAGCGGCGCTTCGATCACGATGGGTCTTTCTTGTTGAGACGTCTTGGTACCGCGGCGGATTGTTTCATTCATCGCTGCAATGAATTCCGGACGGCAGTCTGGATACCCGCTGTAATCGACAGCGCTGACGCCGATGAAAATGGTGTGGGCTCCGACCACTTCAGCATAGGAGGTGGCCAGGGACAAAAAGATCAAATTTCGGGCCGGCACATAGGTGACGGGAATGTCGTCCGTGACCCCTTCGGTTGGTACCTCCAGATCCGGGTCGGTGAGTGCACTGCCACCGATCTGGCGGAGGAAATCCAGCTGAACAATCCGATGCTGTTTGACGCCGTAAAATTGGGCCACGCGTTTGGCGTGTTCCACTTCGTGCCGGTGGCGTTGGCCGTAATCGAAGGTGAGGGCGTATATTTCATATCCTTTGTCGGCGGCGATGCCCATGCAGGTGGTGCTGTCCAAACCACCACTCAAAATGACAACTGCCTTTTCGCTCATGTTCCTTCTCCTCCGTTTCGTCATACCCCTCGTTTGTCGGGATCCCAGATGTATTTGTGCGTCTGTAGGTTCAGCTTGATTCGTTTGTTCTCCCCAGCTAAGATCCATTCCACCAGCTGACTCGGGGGAAGCGTCTCCCACACCGGACTAAAGAGAATATTCCCCTTTCTTACGCAGCGGCGAACCACTTCCATCGCCTCTTCGAACTCTTCCCGGTTGGCGATGACAAACTTGATTTCATCCCGTTCGTCCAACAAATGAAAATTGCTCTCGATCATCTTTTCCCGCTCACCGGAAGAAGTGAGCTTATAATCCATTACAAACCGCACTTTTTTTCCTTCTGGCACGCTTTTCCGCCAAGTATCGAAACGGTCGAGGCGGATGGCGCCATTGGTTTCGATATGAATGTCTTCCACCAATGGGAGAGCGGCCAACTCCTGGATCAACGCCAATGCTTTCTCTTCATACAAAAGCGGTTCCCCGCCTGTCAGGCAAATGAAGGGATTGCCGAAGCGTTCCGTCTGTTCCACGATTTCACCAATGGTGGCGGTAAATTCGGGCGGGTATGGTGCATAACTGTACTTGGTATCGCACCAGGTGCAACGAAGATTGCAGTTGTACAAGCGGATGAAGGTGGTCGGATAGCCCGCCTTCAATCCTTCACCCTCCACGGTCTGGAAGATTTCCACCATGGGAAGGGTGAGATTTTTTGTATCTCGATCCTGTGTTTGCATCATGATTCCACCATCCATTCGCGCTTGAGGAAAGCGGAACTGGTGGGTGTCTCGTACAGACGCAGCCATTCCAGACGCAATTCCTGCTCAGGCTTACCTATGTTTGCCAAGCCTTCCTCCAACTGTTCCCACATCCAGACGATCATGTTTTCCGCGCTGGTGTTCATAGGCGGCAGCACTTCATTCAAATATTGATGGTCCAAAGGTTTCATGATTCGTTCTTTGACCAATTGTTTCAGATCCTTGAAATCGACCACGATGCCGATTTCATTAACATATCCGCTTACTTGCAAAACCAACCGGTACGTGTGGCCGTGCAGGCTTTTGCATTTGCCATCGTACAGATGGAGATGGTGCGCTGCATCGAAGGTGAACGATTTTTCCACAGCCACGCGACGGTGGTGGTATTTCAACTGCTCTTTTTGAATGTCCCGACCGAATACTTGCAGTTTTGGCGGAAAACGGTATGTTCCCGGTGCAGGGGATTCCCCTGTCGTTTCAGTTCCGTTTACGTCAGACAGATGTTTTTCACTCATATTGATCGCTCCCTAGTGTTGTTTTAAGAGTGGTGGGTTCTCGACACTCTTGATGGACAAGGGATTTCGCGGTCCAATCACCACGAAAAAGGCCCGTTTGCAACATATTGCAAACCACGGGCCGTTAAGCTTTTTCTTCTGGTAAGTGTAACATATTTTCACAGCTTTTGTGCTGCACTTTTTGGCAAAGGAGTAGTGACTTTCTCCACATGGCTTGAGCCTGTCTGATGAATGCGGATTTACCGAACATGCTCTAGTTCTTTTTCTTTTTATCGTCTATTAAGTCGACGTATAACTTTCCATCACTTTCCATGGCGACATAAAACACCTCATCCATCGAGGTGACGGGTTTTTGTTTTTGAATTTGCTCCAACAACCATTTTTCCGATTGACCGAGTTTACGTAAGTTTTCGTGAATCACTTTACCGTCCACCACCAGTTCCATCGGTACCTGGGGAACAGAAGACGGCTGAAACACATTCTTGGGAGTGGTGGGTTGGTATTGCGGCTTCATCATGACCGAGAGAGTTCCATCATTCTCCAAAACAGCAAACTGAACTTGGGACAGATCAAACACGTTCTTCTTCCGAAATAGCTGCAAAATTTCCGCCATGGTAAATCTGGTTTTCCGCATGTTCTCTTCCATGATTTTGCCATCGGAAACGATAAGTATAGGCTCACCTTGTAACAATTTGCGTGCCTTTCGGCTTTTAAGGGAGACGTAAGACATCAACAAGGTCAATGCACTGAATGCCACAAGACCGAGCCAATGATATCCCATATTACGGTCTACATCGGTGGCCAGTGTAGCAGCGATGGAACCGACGGTAATTCCGTTAATATATTCAAAATAAGTCATCTCGGCGATTTGTTGCTTGCCGAGAATTACGGTCACCACCAAAAGAGTTCCAAATGCAACCAGTGTTTGCAATAGGATTTGCAAGTACTCCATATCGTTCGCCTTCTTTCGTTAAGGACTGGATGGTAATGTCACATCCTTTCTTTCCATTTCGTATTTTTCTTATACGATTTTTTCGATCCTCTAAAGTGATTTCCTCAAAGGATCAATATGTGATTGATCCCTGCTGAAGAGGTGATGAAAGAAACAGTTTTTGGGGAGAGATTGGCTGAGCGAGGTTATAGAGATTCATGTATAAAAATGGGATTTTCTGTTCCATAATGACTTTTGTAAGGAGGAAAAATATGACTACTCATTCAAAAGTCAGACAAACTTTAGCAAGCTTGGAAGGTGCCAAAGCTACGATGGATTCGTATATTGCTATCACACAAGATGAGAAAGCACGTGAAATATTTCGTCGTAACGCACAAAAGTTGGAAGTGGTACTGGAGCGCTTGAAGAAACGGATGGGGGAGATCGAGTTCGAAGAGCCCCAGTTCAAAGGGTTTTAAAAAGGGGAGGGAAAAAAGCGTGCCGGAATGGTTGCAGGTGATTGTTCGATCCGTTGTATTAATCGTTTTTTTGATCTTGCTGACCAGGAGTCTGGGCAGAAAGATCGCCGCCCGGATGACGTATTTTGATGTTGTATTCGCCATGGTGCTCTCTGTGATCATTGCCGCTGTCACTTTAAATATCATCCAGGCGACATACGGGTTTATCGCACTGTTGACATGGGCACTCGTGGGCATTGGCCTCAGCTTTTTCTCCATAAAGAGCAAAGCGGTCCATGAAATTCTTCATGGCAAGGAGGCCGTTGTCATTAAGCACGGTAAAATCATGGAAGATCAATTGAAGAAGATGCGTTACACTCCCGAAGATTTGTTGCAACAGCTCAGAAGCAAACAAATTTTTAATGTGGCTGATGTGGAATTTGCCGTGATGGAAGCCAACGGTGAGATCAATGCGCTGCTAAAAGCGAACAAACAGCCGATCACCCCCAAACATTTGGGAGTGCAGACCACTCCGCAAACCGGTACGCAAACGGTGATCTTGGATGGAAATATCATGGATGAGGCGTTGACCACCATGGGTCTCAACCGCGGTTGGCTTCGCACGGAACTGGATAAAATCGGGGTTTCGCCGGAAAATGTGTTTCTTGCTCAAGTAGATGCGATGAGGGATTTGTATATCGACCTCTTTGATGATGCGATTCAACCTCCTCAACCTACGGTAAGGCAATTGCTGCTCACTACTTTGGAACAAGCTAAGGCGGACCTGAAGAGCTTTTCCCTGGATACGGATAATCCGAAAGCGAAGCAAACGTATCAGCGATGCGTAAAGGAGCTGGAATCGATCATTTACGATGTGCGACCATTGCTGAAATAAAACCCGGAGGTGTTTCGTATGTCCGATAAAAAGAAGAAAAAACTTACTCCTGTCCAGCAAGAATATCAGGATTTTGCGAAACAGCGCGAACCGAAGCGCCCGATTTTAAAAAACTGTGTGATGGCTTTTTTGTTTGGGGGTACCATCTGTTTGATCGGGCAGCTGATTTCCACGTTCTATATGCAGTGCTTCGGCTTTAATGAAAAGTCAGCAGGTGATCCCACAGTGGCAACTTTGATCTTTATCTCTGTTTTGCTGACGGGTTTAGGAGTTTATGACCATATTGCCCAAGTGGCCGGTGCCGGTACAATCATTCCGGTGACGGGATTCGCCAATGCCATGTCTTCCGCAGCGATTGAACATCGATCGGAAGGATATGTACTCGGAGTTGGAGGAAACATGTTTAAATTGGCGGGTTCGGTGATTGTTTTTGGAGTGGTTTCCGCTTTTGTGATTGGAACCATCAAGGTGATTTTCAAGCAGGTATTAGGGGGATTCTAGGTGATTCAAGGACGGACGTGGATTTTTTCAAACCCGCCATCGATTGCCGCTTCGGCAGCAGTGGGAGGCCCGTTTGAAGCGCAAGGCCCCTTGGCGGATGATTTTGACCTTTTGCACGGAGATTTATGGTTGGGACAAGACAGTTATGAAAAAGCAGAAAAAAAACTGCTGGAACAGGCTTGTGAACGGGCGATTGACAAGGCGGGAATGAAAAAAGAGGATATCCAGTTTTTCCTGGCCGGTGATCTCATGAATCAGGTGATCACAAGCTCTTTCGCGGCA
This window contains:
- the spoVAC gene encoding stage V sporulation protein AC, yielding MSDKKKKKLTPVQQEYQDFAKQREPKRPILKNCVMAFLFGGTICLIGQLISTFYMQCFGFNEKSAGDPTVATLIFISVLLTGLGVYDHIAQVAGAGTIIPVTGFANAMSSAAIEHRSEGYVLGVGGNMFKLAGSVIVFGVVSAFVIGTIKVIFKQVLGGF
- a CDS encoding thioredoxin-like domain-containing protein, whose amino-acid sequence is MVRAPEFPKDGIWLNTNRPLSLEALRGHVVLLDFWTYCCINCIHVLPDLAYLEKKYEAEPFVVIGVHSAKFHNERDPENIQNAIARYEIEHPVYVDSDHRVWDTYAVNAWPTFILIGADGRVVAKGSGEGLREALDRHIGQALADARDRGILADRKMDIRRPPIPEHPLSFPGKLDLHPTTGHLFVTDSNHNRILELKVNGNRAQIVQTIGSGQIGAEDGDFDTATFYRPQGLAVTDRFIYVCDTENHMIRRLDLASRKVETLAGTGEQASWGATGGHGPTTPLNSPWDCTVVGDQLLIAMAGPHQLWKLDLTTRQVEVFAGSGWENIVDGPAERAQLAQPSGIAHDGERLYFADSEVSALRTCDLQTGEVRTLIGRGLFVFGLKDGDFDSALLQHPLGVDVAGDRVYIADTYNHAIRVAHLPTQRIETLIARSEATTCRIGDEACEELPLNEPNDVLFHENKLYITDTNNHLLRVFDLTTRKLDTLELVE
- a CDS encoding DUF421 domain-containing protein, producing the protein MPEWLQVIVRSVVLIVFLILLTRSLGRKIAARMTYFDVVFAMVLSVIIAAVTLNIIQATYGFIALLTWALVGIGLSFFSIKSKAVHEILHGKEAVVIKHGKIMEDQLKKMRYTPEDLLQQLRSKQIFNVADVEFAVMEANGEINALLKANKQPITPKHLGVQTTPQTGTQTVILDGNIMDEALTTMGLNRGWLRTELDKIGVSPENVFLAQVDAMRDLYIDLFDDAIQPPQPTVRQLLLTTLEQAKADLKSFSLDTDNPKAKQTYQRCVKELESIIYDVRPLLK
- a CDS encoding nitroreductase family protein, whose protein sequence is MDIWTAIRTRRSIGVMKPDPVPQKMIEQLLEAAVWAPCHHMTEPWRFFVLTGEGRRPLARTLVEIAREKMADPKTDENRAKLAKEEQKPFRAPVVIAVAVSPSDDPKVEMVEELAAVHAAVQNMLLAARAMGLGAIWRTGMPCYHPKMKKLFGLGEKEQLVGFVYVGYPAIDAPVKKRTPASEKTRWIDKDEPYHK
- a CDS encoding 7-carboxy-7-deazaguanine synthase QueE, which codes for MMQTQDRDTKNLTLPMVEIFQTVEGEGLKAGYPTTFIRLYNCNLRCTWCDTKYSYAPYPPEFTATIGEIVEQTERFGNPFICLTGGEPLLYEEKALALIQELAALPLVEDIHIETNGAIRLDRFDTWRKSVPEGKKVRFVMDYKLTSSGEREKMIESNFHLLDERDEIKFVIANREEFEEAMEVVRRCVRKGNILFSPVWETLPPSQLVEWILAGENKRIKLNLQTHKYIWDPDKRGV
- a CDS encoding DUF1657 domain-containing protein, whose protein sequence is MTTHSKVRQTLASLEGAKATMDSYIAITQDEKAREIFRRNAQKLEVVLERLKKRMGEIEFEEPQFKGF
- the queD gene encoding 6-carboxytetrahydropterin synthase QueD, whose amino-acid sequence is MSEKHLSDVNGTETTGESPAPGTYRFPPKLQVFGRDIQKEQLKYHHRRVAVEKSFTFDAAHHLHLYDGKCKSLHGHTYRLVLQVSGYVNEIGIVVDFKDLKQLVKERIMKPLDHQYLNEVLPPMNTSAENMIVWMWEQLEEGLANIGKPEQELRLEWLRLYETPTSSAFLKREWMVES
- the queC gene encoding 7-cyano-7-deazaguanine synthase QueC, producing the protein MSEKAVVILSGGLDSTTCMGIAADKGYEIYALTFDYGQRHRHEVEHAKRVAQFYGVKQHRIVQLDFLRQIGGSALTDPDLEVPTEGVTDDIPVTYVPARNLIFLSLATSYAEVVGAHTIFIGVSAVDYSGYPDCRPEFIAAMNETIRRGTKTSQQERPIVIEAPLVHLSKADTIRLGTRLGVPYHLTTSCYQGQSPACGVCDSCRLRLKGFAEAGVEDPIPYVTRQSS
- the dnaI gene encoding primosomal protein DnaI, with amino-acid sequence MNSIDKYVSHWKKQLKTDPERQLRTLLSHPSLQVFVQRHPDIPMEVYRRSLSRLHQYVQEHEHCSRCPGLNRCPNLVQGHRSELSVYAGYLDFRMTPCEKWEAHQEQQKRSRLIRSHHIPQDVLTATFELIEQDEHRADVIEAAIDFCSQFAHGKPRRGLYLYGPLGVGKSRIAGAIAQELVNYNVDSLMVYVPEFMRELRDAINEGSVAEKLDALKKVSVLVLDDIGAETLTPWIRDEVLGAVLQYRVAEGLPVIYTSNLSLDELEDHLAHSHKGGVERMKAKRIMERIRHYVDVYFVDGPNWRENQRSS
- a CDS encoding DUF421 domain-containing protein, producing the protein MEYLQILLQTLVAFGTLLVVTVILGKQQIAEMTYFEYINGITVGSIAATLATDVDRNMGYHWLGLVAFSALTLLMSYVSLKSRKARKLLQGEPILIVSDGKIMEENMRKTRFTMAEILQLFRKKNVFDLSQVQFAVLENDGTLSVMMKPQYQPTTPKNVFQPSSVPQVPMELVVDGKVIHENLRKLGQSEKWLLEQIQKQKPVTSMDEVFYVAMESDGKLYVDLIDDKKKKN